CCTGGTTTCGTAGTTCCTTTCAGTTCATGAAGCCCCGAAGGGCTCCGCATGGCGGGGCTGGGGCGTAAGGGAAGAAGAGATGCCTCGTCGTCGCGTAGTAGCGAAGCGCAAGATTCTGCCGGATCCGAAGTTCCAGGATCGGCTCGTCACCAAGTTCGTCAACGACCTGATGCGCAAGGGGAAGAAGTCCATCGCCGAGGGCGTGTGCTACGGCGCCTTCGCCCTCATCGAGGAGCGTGCGAAGGAGGACCCCCTCAAGACGTTCAAGAAGGCCCTGGACAACGTCAAGCCGGTCCTCGAGGTGAAGAGCCGCCGCGTCGGTGGCGCCACCTACCAGGTTCCCGTCGAGGTCCGTCAGGACCGCCGCGTGGCGCTCGGCATGCGCTGGATCATCTCCTACGCCAAGGCGCGTGGTGAGAAGACCATGCAGGAGAAGCTCGCCGGCGAGATCATGGATGCCGCCAACAACCGCGGCAACGCCGTGAAGAAGCGCGAGGACACGCACAAGATGGCGGAGGCGAACAAGGCCTTCGCGCACTACCGCTGGTAGGCCTCACGGGCCTCGCGGTCTGACACCCGGATGCGCGACGCGTGTCCGGGTGTTGCAGTTCTCTGACAATCCGTCCCCCCGATTCGAAGAGGGAATGAGGCCATGCCTCGCGAGTATCCGCTCGAGCGCTATCGCAACATCGGCATCATGGCGCACATCGATGCCGGCAAGACTACGACCACCGAACGGATCCTGTTCTACACAGGCGCCATCCACAAGATGGGTGACGTGGACGACGGCAACACCACCACGGACTGGATGGTGCAGGAGAAGGAACGCGGCATCACCATCACCTCCGCGGCCATCACCGCCTTCTGGACGCGCCGGGATCAGAAGTACCGCGTCAACATCATCGACACGCCGGGCCACGTGGACTTCACCATCGAGGTGGAGCGCAGCTTGCGCGTGCTGGACGGCGCCATCGCCGTCTTCGACGCGGTGAACGGCGTGGAGCCCCAGTCCGAGACGGTCTGGCGCCAGGCGGACCGCTACAAGGTTCCGCGCATCTGCTTCATCAACAAGATGGACCGGGTGGGCGCGGACTTCGAGATGTCCGTGGGCACCATCCGCGAGAAGCTGGGCGCCCGGCCGGTGCGCATGCAGCTGCCGCTGGGCGCCGAGGATGCCCACCGGGGCGTGATCGATCTGGTGCGGATGAAGGCGCTGGTGTTCCACGACTCGGAGATGGGCAGCAAGTTCGACGTGGTGGACGTCCCCGAGGAGTTCCGCGCCAAGGCCGAGGAGGCGCGCGCGCAGCTCATCGAGGCCGCCGCCGAGCAGGACGACGCGCTCACCGAGAAGTTCCTCGAGGGCACCGAGCTCACCGAGGAGGAGATCCGGGGCGCCATCCGCAAGGGCTGCGTTGGGCTGAAGCTGTTCCCGGTGTTCTGTGGCTCGGCCTTCAAGCACAAGGGCGTGCAGCCGCTGCTGGACGCGGTGGTGGACTACCTGCCCAGCCCGATGGACATCCCCCCGGTGCACGGGAAGACGCCCAAGGGCGAGGACGAGACGCGCCCCACGGACGACAAGGCGCCCTTCAGCGCCCTGGCGTTCAAGATCATGAATGATCCGACGTTCAGCGCCCAGACGCTCACGTTCCTGCGCGTCTACTCGGGGCGGCTGGAGGCGGGCACGGCGGTGTGGAACTCGGTGAAGGGCAAGCGCGAGCGCGTCAGCCGCCTGGTGCAGATGCGCGCGGACAAGAAGGACGAGATCACCGAGTGCTTCGCCGGCGACATCTGCGCCGTGGTGGGCCTGAAGCTGGCCACCACTGGTGACACGCTGTGCGACGACAAGCAGCCGATCATCCTCGAGCGGATGGAGTTCCCCGAGCCGGTGATCGACATCGCCATCGAGCCGAAGTCCACGGCGGACCAGGACAAGATCATCCAGGCGCTGCAGAAGCTGGCGATGGAGGATCCCTCGTTCCGGGTGAGGACGAACGAGGAGACGGGGCAGACGCTCATCGCGGGCATGGGCGAGCTGCACCTGGAGATCATCGTCGACCGGCTCCTGCGCGAGTTCAAGGTCGACGCCAACGTGGGCAAGCCGCAGGTGGCCTACCGCGAGACGATCACCATCCCCGCGGAGGCCGAGGGCAAGTACATCCGGCAGTCGGGCGGCAAGGGCCAGTACGGCCACATCTGGCTGCGGGTGATGCCCAACGAGCAGGGCAAGGGCTTCGCCTTCGAGAGCAAGATCACCGGCGGCGTGGTGCCCAAGGAGTTCGTCGAGGCGGTGAAGGAGGGCGTCTCCGAGTCCATGCAGAACGGCCCGGTGGCGGGCTACCCCATGGTGGACGTGAAGGTGGAGGCCTTCGACGGCTCCACGCACGAGGTGGACTCGAGCGAGATCGCCTTCAAGATCGCCGGCTCCATGGCCTTCCGCGAGGCGGTGAA
Above is a genomic segment from Hyalangium gracile containing:
- the rpsG gene encoding 30S ribosomal protein S7 translates to MPRRRVVAKRKILPDPKFQDRLVTKFVNDLMRKGKKSIAEGVCYGAFALIEERAKEDPLKTFKKALDNVKPVLEVKSRRVGGATYQVPVEVRQDRRVALGMRWIISYAKARGEKTMQEKLAGEIMDAANNRGNAVKKREDTHKMAEANKAFAHYRW
- the fusA gene encoding elongation factor G gives rise to the protein MPREYPLERYRNIGIMAHIDAGKTTTTERILFYTGAIHKMGDVDDGNTTTDWMVQEKERGITITSAAITAFWTRRDQKYRVNIIDTPGHVDFTIEVERSLRVLDGAIAVFDAVNGVEPQSETVWRQADRYKVPRICFINKMDRVGADFEMSVGTIREKLGARPVRMQLPLGAEDAHRGVIDLVRMKALVFHDSEMGSKFDVVDVPEEFRAKAEEARAQLIEAAAEQDDALTEKFLEGTELTEEEIRGAIRKGCVGLKLFPVFCGSAFKHKGVQPLLDAVVDYLPSPMDIPPVHGKTPKGEDETRPTDDKAPFSALAFKIMNDPTFSAQTLTFLRVYSGRLEAGTAVWNSVKGKRERVSRLVQMRADKKDEITECFAGDICAVVGLKLATTGDTLCDDKQPIILERMEFPEPVIDIAIEPKSTADQDKIIQALQKLAMEDPSFRVRTNEETGQTLIAGMGELHLEIIVDRLLREFKVDANVGKPQVAYRETITIPAEAEGKYIRQSGGKGQYGHIWLRVMPNEQGKGFAFESKITGGVVPKEFVEAVKEGVSESMQNGPVAGYPMVDVKVEAFDGSTHEVDSSEIAFKIAGSMAFREAVNKAQAVLLEPIMNCEIVTPEEFMGDVIGDLNGRKGKIQGMTPRPGGVQAIQAQVPLAAMFGYSTDLRSKSQGRATYTMQFSHYAPAQKRAQNT